Proteins co-encoded in one Pseudomonadota bacterium genomic window:
- the rpsQ gene encoding 30S ribosomal protein S17: MSKRILQGRVLKDAKDKSVVVRVERKVKHPLYQKFIRRSKKYMAHDAGNLCKAGDFVRIQECRPISKRKNWEVLTESA; the protein is encoded by the coding sequence ATGTCAAAACGGATTTTGCAGGGACGAGTTCTGAAAGATGCTAAAGATAAGTCCGTGGTAGTTCGAGTCGAGCGGAAAGTGAAACACCCGCTCTATCAAAAATTTATCCGACGGTCGAAAAAATACATGGCGCATGATGCGGGCAATCTCTGTAAAGCCGGAGATTTCGTGCGCATTCAAGAGTGTCGACCAATTTCCAAGCGGAAGAATTGGGAAGTATTAACCGAATCTGCATGA
- the rpsC gene encoding 30S ribosomal protein S3 yields MGQKVNPIGLRLGINRTWDSRWYADGEYGELLHQDLELRKYLFKRLNQAGVSKVVIERPAKKARITIHTARPGVVIGKKGADIEVLRQDVAKMTQGDVALNIIEIRKPEIDAKLVADNIAQQLVRRVAFRRAMKRAVQSAMRLGAEGIRINCAGRLGGAEIARTEWYREGRVPLHTLRADVDYGTSTAQTTYGACGVKVWIFKGEILAHDPMAQDKLLQEQQVR; encoded by the coding sequence ATGGGTCAGAAAGTAAACCCAATTGGGCTAAGGCTCGGTATAAATAGGACGTGGGACTCTAGGTGGTACGCAGATGGTGAATATGGAGAATTGCTCCATCAGGATCTTGAGTTGCGTAAATACCTTTTCAAAAGGCTGAATCAAGCCGGTGTTTCTAAGGTAGTTATCGAGCGTCCGGCTAAGAAAGCGAGAATTACAATTCATACAGCAAGGCCTGGGGTGGTGATAGGTAAGAAGGGTGCTGATATTGAAGTGTTACGTCAAGATGTCGCAAAAATGACTCAAGGGGATGTGGCCTTAAATATTATAGAAATTAGAAAGCCGGAAATTGATGCCAAGCTTGTGGCTGATAACATAGCCCAGCAATTAGTTCGTCGGGTTGCCTTTCGTCGTGCCATGAAACGTGCGGTTCAGTCAGCTATGCGTCTTGGTGCTGAAGGCATCCGTATAAATTGCGCTGGCCGTTTAGGCGGAGCAGAGATTGCGCGGACCGAATGGTACCGTGAAGGCAGGGTTCCATTGCATACCCTTCGCGCCGATGTAGATTATGGAACGTCAACTGCGCAGACAACATATGGGGCCTGCGGCGTCAAAGTCTGGATTTTCAAGGGCGAGATTTTAGCCCACGACCCTATGGCACAAGATAAGCTTTTACAGGAACAGCAGGTTCGGTAG
- a CDS encoding 50S ribosomal protein L23 yields MGEKRVTKERQYELIRTPVITEKATLGGEHGQVTFKVPMSATKPEIKAAVEALFNVKVKAVNTLRQKGKIKLFRGRAGRRNDTKKAIICLEDGHSIDVTTGV; encoded by the coding sequence ATTGGCGAAAAAAGGGTTACCAAGGAGCGGCAGTATGAACTTATCCGCACCCCTGTAATCACGGAAAAGGCAACTTTAGGAGGTGAACATGGACAAGTCACTTTTAAAGTGCCAATGAGTGCCACGAAGCCTGAAATTAAGGCTGCGGTGGAAGCTCTATTCAATGTGAAGGTTAAGGCGGTTAATACATTGCGCCAAAAGGGTAAAATAAAGCTCTTTCGAGGTCGGGCGGGGCGACGCAATGACACCAAGAAAGCCATCATTTGCCTTGAAGATGGTCACTCAATAGACGTGACGACAGGGGTTTGA
- the rplP gene encoding 50S ribosomal protein L16 translates to MLSPKRTKFRKQQKGRLKGLAKGGFSLNFGSYGLKATTPGRVTARQIEAARRTITRHIKRAGRVWIRIFPDVPVSQKPAEVRMGKGKGTPEYWMCRVKPGRVMFELDGVEMDIARRAFELAAAKLPVKTRFVSRLGS, encoded by the coding sequence ATGCTCAGCCCAAAACGGACAAAATTCCGTAAACAACAAAAAGGTCGGCTCAAGGGATTGGCTAAAGGGGGTTTTAGCCTAAATTTCGGGAGTTATGGCTTAAAAGCTACTACCCCAGGTCGTGTGACAGCTCGCCAAATAGAGGCTGCAAGGCGTACGATTACTAGGCATATCAAAAGGGCGGGTCGCGTTTGGATACGGATATTCCCGGATGTTCCTGTTAGTCAGAAGCCTGCCGAAGTTCGTATGGGTAAAGGTAAGGGGACGCCGGAGTATTGGATGTGTCGAGTGAAGCCGGGTCGAGTGATGTTTGAGCTGGATGGTGTTGAAATGGATATAGCGCGAAGAGCATTTGAACTAGCGGCCGCAAAACTGCCGGTTAAAACTCGGTTTGTTTCGCGTCTTGGTAGCTAA
- the rplB gene encoding 50S ribosomal protein L2, with the protein MALKSFNPITPGMRELVLVNRSDLYKGEPVKELTQGLPKKGGRNNKGRVTARRRGGGHKRRYRVIDFKRNKLDVAATVERIEYDPNRTAFIALIKYNDGEKAYILAPQRVSPGDSVMSGAGADIKPGNALPLNSIPVGTIIHNVEMKPGKGGQIARSAGTYVQLVGRDQGYAQIKLSSGELRMVRGECKATVGAVSNPDQANISLGKAGRKRWLGKRPQVRGVAMNPVDHPHGGGEGRTSGGRHPVTPWGKPTKGKRTRNKKKPSGKLIIRRRGQRR; encoded by the coding sequence ATGGCATTGAAAAGCTTTAATCCTATAACGCCAGGCATGCGGGAATTGGTTCTTGTAAATCGTTCTGATCTTTATAAAGGTGAGCCGGTGAAAGAGCTAACGCAAGGTCTGCCGAAAAAAGGTGGGCGTAACAATAAAGGCCGTGTAACGGCAAGGCGTCGCGGTGGTGGACACAAGAGAAGATATAGAGTTATAGATTTCAAGCGAAATAAGCTGGATGTTGCAGCTACGGTAGAGCGTATTGAATACGATCCGAACCGCACTGCATTTATAGCGTTGATTAAATATAATGATGGAGAGAAAGCTTACATTTTAGCCCCGCAACGCGTTAGCCCGGGAGACAGCGTGATGTCCGGTGCTGGGGCAGATATAAAGCCCGGCAATGCGTTGCCTTTAAATTCGATCCCTGTAGGGACCATAATCCACAATGTGGAAATGAAGCCCGGCAAAGGTGGGCAGATTGCCCGGTCTGCTGGTACATACGTGCAGCTAGTAGGCCGGGATCAAGGTTACGCCCAAATCAAGCTGAGTTCTGGTGAATTGAGAATGGTTCGTGGCGAGTGTAAGGCCACTGTCGGTGCGGTATCAAACCCTGATCAAGCGAATATTTCACTTGGAAAAGCAGGTCGCAAACGTTGGCTTGGGAAGCGCCCGCAAGTGCGCGGCGTTGCCATGAACCCGGTTGACCACCCCCATGGAGGTGGCGAAGGGCGAACCTCGGGTGGTCGCCACCCGGTCACACCTTGGGGTAAGCCAACCAAGGGTAAGAGAACAAGGAACAAGAAGAAGCCAAGTGGTAAGCTTATTATTCGACGTCGTGGCCAAAGGCGATAG
- the rpsS gene encoding 30S ribosomal protein S19: MARSVWKGPFVDGYLLKKAEVVRGSGRNDVIKTWSRRSTILPQFVGLTFGVHNGTKFIPVLVTENMIGHKFGEFSPTRTYFGHTADKKAKRS; this comes from the coding sequence GTGGCACGTTCAGTTTGGAAAGGACCGTTTGTTGATGGCTATTTGCTGAAAAAAGCCGAGGTTGTGCGCGGGTCGGGTCGTAATGATGTAATTAAAACATGGTCAAGGCGCTCAACTATACTGCCCCAATTTGTTGGTCTTACTTTTGGTGTTCACAATGGCACGAAATTTATACCGGTCTTAGTTACGGAAAATATGATTGGGCATAAATTCGGTGAATTTTCTCCGACCCGGACGTATTTTGGGCACACGGCTGATAAAAAAGCAAAACGATCATAA
- the rplN gene encoding 50S ribosomal protein L14 gives MIQMQTNLDVADNSGARRVQCIKVLGGSKRKTAGVGDVIVVSVKEAIPRGRVKKGEVLKAVVVRTAKEVRRDDGSAIRFDRNAAVLINNQNEPIGTRIFGPVTRELRARQFMKIISLAPEVL, from the coding sequence ATGATCCAGATGCAAACAAATCTTGATGTGGCCGATAATTCAGGCGCGCGACGTGTTCAATGTATTAAAGTACTTGGGGGGTCGAAGCGCAAGACGGCGGGCGTCGGCGATGTGATAGTTGTATCCGTCAAGGAGGCTATTCCGCGTGGTCGTGTAAAAAAGGGAGAAGTTCTTAAGGCGGTTGTTGTGCGTACTGCTAAAGAGGTTCGAAGAGATGATGGGAGCGCTATAAGATTTGACCGCAATGCTGCAGTGTTAATCAATAATCAGAATGAACCAATCGGCACCCGTATATTTGGACCCGTAACTAGGGAACTGCGGGCGCGTCAGTTTATGAAGATCATATCATTGGCGCCGGAGGTTTTGTAA
- the rplX gene encoding 50S ribosomal protein L24, with translation MAAKIRKGDKVVVLSGRDKGKSGEVVKLVLKEKRAFVQGINVVKRHTKPSQTNPGGIVDKELPIHLSNLAIIDPKDDKPTRVGFKRLEDGRKVRFAKRSGEVIDS, from the coding sequence ATGGCAGCGAAGATTAGAAAAGGTGATAAAGTAGTAGTTCTTTCAGGCCGCGACAAAGGTAAATCTGGGGAAGTTGTTAAACTTGTCCTAAAAGAAAAACGAGCATTCGTGCAAGGAATAAATGTTGTAAAGCGCCACACAAAACCCAGTCAGACCAATCCTGGCGGCATCGTCGACAAAGAGCTTCCAATTCATTTGTCTAATTTGGCAATCATTGATCCAAAAGATGACAAACCAACCCGTGTGGGATTTAAAAGGCTAGAAGACGGTCGTAAAGTCCGGTTCGCTAAACGCTCCGGCGAAGTGATTGATAGTTAA
- the rplV gene encoding 50S ribosomal protein L22 has translation MGKSKSKRRQADDEARAYGKLLRGSPQKLNLVAQTIRGKAANKALAELTFSRRRIAGEVRSVLESAIANAENNHQLDVDRLYIKEATVGKSLVMKRFRPRARGRVGRIQKPFSNLTVIVKEREESE, from the coding sequence ATGGGCAAATCAAAGTCAAAACGACGACAAGCGGATGATGAAGCTAGAGCTTATGGCAAGTTGCTGCGCGGTAGCCCGCAAAAGTTGAACTTGGTCGCTCAAACGATACGTGGCAAGGCGGCTAACAAGGCACTTGCTGAATTGACGTTTTCACGCAGACGAATTGCTGGTGAGGTTAGAAGTGTACTAGAATCTGCTATCGCTAATGCAGAAAATAATCATCAATTAGATGTCGATAGGCTCTATATAAAAGAGGCAACGGTAGGCAAATCCCTTGTTATGAAACGGTTCCGTCCTCGTGCCCGAGGGCGAGTTGGGCGTATACAGAAACCTTTCAGTAATCTTACAGTCATTGTTAAAGAGCGCGAGGAGTCGGAGTAA
- the rpmC gene encoding 50S ribosomal protein L29, giving the protein MKAADVKQKSNDELAEQLIDLRKESFNLRFQRASGQLENTGRVRQVRRDIARIKTVIKERSMSGKGE; this is encoded by the coding sequence ATGAAGGCAGCTGATGTGAAACAAAAATCTAATGACGAATTAGCAGAACAGTTGATAGATTTGCGCAAGGAATCCTTTAATCTGCGGTTTCAGCGGGCAAGTGGGCAATTAGAAAATACCGGCCGCGTACGGCAAGTTCGGCGAGATATTGCTCGTATAAAGACCGTGATAAAAGAGCGGTCAATGAGTGGCAAGGGAGAGTAG